A window of Glycine soja cultivar W05 chromosome 2, ASM419377v2, whole genome shotgun sequence genomic DNA:
ccacacaaaataatattgcaatcaataataaaaatatgctaTTCTTCTAACTTTATGAAATTATCATCCTATTTATATTCTACTCCTACCTTCCTCTTTGTCTTCGAGAATCTTACGAAGTCAGttcttttcttcatatttaACATTCCATGTTCTAtgcttttgtttatttaattttatatagacATGAAATGAAGGTTTGGCCTTAAATCCTAATATGCAGTAAAAATCATCCATACTCACCAACATTACAGCTTTGATGTTGTCGATTGTCAAAGGATATTCAAGGACatcatgatttttaatatttagaaGAACAGAGAGGAGACTATCCACTTCTACTTCACCAGTCTTTTTTTCTGCCTTTCTAATGATGTTTTCAATGATCATATCATATTCTCTCTGCAACTCCTCCAGTTTAGATATCTCCCCACTGATCACATGAAGCCACTTGTGAGAAGGGAAAAtgtcaaaaacaaataaacgTTCGACAAGTTTCAGAAGTTTCTTGACAAGGGAAATGAAATCTTCTTGGTCCTTGCATTTTTCACCGAAAGTTGCCCTAGCAGTGATGGCACTTGTCATGCAAGACACTTTCTCACTAAGGTTCACACAAGATCTAGTGTTGGCATCAACAAGTCTCATCAAATTCAGcacttcttcttctcttattgATTGATATGACCTCACACGTTTGTTGCTAAGAAGCTCTTGTGAGCATATTCTTCTAAGCTGCTTCCAATAGCCTCCTAATGGTGCAGTGGCAATATCAGTGGAACCATAGCACATGATGTCTGCACCAACTTGATGGGGTCTTTGAGCAAAGATGGAATCATAGGTTTTCATCACTTCTTTGGCAACTTCTGGAGAAGAAACCACAATGGCTGGTACCTCACCAAGTTTTAGGTGCATGAGAGGGCCATGTTTTAGGGCTAGCTCTCTCAAACGGTGATGGGGTAGAAAGCCAATCATGTGGTGTATGCTTCCAATGATAGGTAACTTCCATGGCCCTGGGGGAAGGTTCATTGTTTTCACTTTGGATCTCTTTCCCACTTTCAAAAtctggaaaagaaaaaggatgaaACTTAGTGAATATAGAAGAAAGGACAAGAATGTGATCAATTGATGCtccattaggaaattttattgtAAGTGAACATATCTGATCAATGTGATTGAAGGCTATATATATAGAACTTTTGATCCACCTCATAGTGTCGCAAATTTTAAGTTAATACTGCATAGCTGAACTACACGATAATTTAATaggcattaattaattaggttttAGTTTCtagaaattaaatcataaaatatctaCAACAGTACGTATTAGTACTTCAAGTAGTTCTGTGACCATTATTAATTACTCATTAATAGAGGTTTTGTCTTGTGTGTTTACCCTACTTAAAAAGTGCAGCTGCATTATCTACCGATTACACTTTTCAAGTGGAAGATAGAGTCTTGCATTATAGCCAAAAGACGAATTGAATAATAGTACCTATTTTAAAGTTTTGgtcattaaaaaatttgagtttattttttaatttttaataaatttaaaaaaaaaattgatagcattctcacaaaaatatatttaaacctattaAAACATTTCGTCCATCATGTTTCTAGCCATTTCAGTGTCACTTTAAatcattaaagaaattaatttaatgcaATTTTTCTCAGCAGATTCAATTACTatcaaagataatttttaaaaaaatatgtattcaaATATTAGTTTATGAAAAACCACGATTTAACCTACAAAGCATTTTAAAACTCTCTCTAATATATTATGAATAAGTCCAAATtcagtttattaaattattgacATGCCGGCCCATGAATAAGGTTATGAGATATTCGCCTGGTTTTCATTCGGCTATTTGTGATGTTTCTAATTTTGTATGGGTAATTTTCATGCTGAACGTATATTTAAAATGAGGCGAATGTAGCATATGAACAAACATAATATGTTCACTTcctcttaatttttattatattacttttttttttcttctactttaatctCCTCTAAAATAGGGTAAACGACAGGCACTACGAAACACATTATCGTTGCTTTCATTTGGTCATTGCCAATATTTTCTCCGATGAAGTTGACATGTTCGTTCTGCAATCACTACAATTTACAATACAGGCTCATCACATATCTCCGATGAAGTTGATATGTTGTATATTAACTTATAGCTATAGCGTTGTATCTAGTgcacattattttataattttctttttctttttcatcaataCACCAACAAGGACAAAAAGGTAGTAAAAATGGGGAAAAAAAACTTCTCTTGCTTAATTACTGTCATGCCCTTGCCTTCACCGCATGACCAACAACTTAACCCTCCCCCAAACTCAAATTACAGTGAGATTGATGCATGGGTTTTGGTGAGTTAGTATTCTATTTTATGTTATCTAGCCAACtaaatttaagttaattaatattGTGAAACTAGAggctttaactttttttttttctttttttggattttttatatatatccactcttcttctttgtttatctacttttcttttcaatttgttttttttaaatgtcctattttaaaaaacacattttcattcCCTGTTGATAATTAACATGGCATTGTCTCCACCCTCAGGTCCACCCACAGGGGATTGAAATCCTCGTAGCGGATCTTGCCGTCGAATCCAACGTCGAGCTTCTCGCCACTTATTTTCTAC
This region includes:
- the LOC114371808 gene encoding premnaspirodiene oxygenase-like, which produces MEHQLITFLSFLLYSLSFILFLFQILKVGKRSKVKTMNLPPGPWKLPIIGSIHHMIGFLPHHRLRELALKHGPLMHLKLGEVPAIVVSSPEVAKEVMKTYDSIFAQRPHQVGADIMCYGSTDIATAPLGGYWKQLRRICSQELLSNKRVRSYQSIREEEVLNLMRLVDANTRSCVNLSEKVSCMTSAITARATFGEKCKDQEDFISLVKKLLKLVERLFVFDIFPSHKWLHVISGEISKLEELQREYDMIIENIIRKAEKKTGEVEVDSLLSVLLNIKNHDVLEYPLTIDNIKAVMLNMFGAGTDTSSAVIEWTMSEMLKNPRVMTKAQEEVRRVFGSKGYTNEAALEDLKFLKAVIKETLRLHPPFPLLLPRECRETCEVKGYTIPAGTKVIVNAWAIARDPKYWSEAEKFYPERFMDSPIDYKGSNHELIPFGAGRRICPGISFGVSSVELCLAQLLYYFNWELPNGNKENDLEMTEALGASSRRKTDLVLVPISYNHVPVSYIRP